The Rhizoctonia solani chromosome 14, complete sequence genome has a segment encoding these proteins:
- a CDS encoding Multicopper oxidase: MRFLRPAALGALAGFFGLAAAQTTTATTATVTQAVSQLTLSSDFEITNVPATRTYDWTVATATGSPDGYYRPMLVVNGKPLLIDVIGQYPGPTIEANDGDTIIINVQNDLSVGTTIHWHGLFQKGTPWMDGPAGITQCPIPAGSSFTYQFTVSGQYGTYWWHAHASTQLADGIHGPLIIHSPDDPLKRGVDYDEDQILVVADWYHDTSAVITEALLSPSGYQGSIAAPSPNSALINGQGIWDCATYGNSSTCFTQTPFEIQVVPNKKYRFRLINTASHAMFWVSLDGHTMNVTEADDTGVYNEVNSALHRVKFHNGQRYSVIVDTSVGSVGDSYYLRAQMNTACLTTLPDDFSNTTYAIVRYVNEDGTGASTTDPTSSDWTDVVSGAECTDLDTSSLTPIVVEDAPTTVVSRRMFQTGFAVSLDADGNLDTGFEVNATEFVDLVYQPVLHTIISGGTVNASNLASAIYDSTGAVDLIINNLDTAIDHPYHLHGMTFWIVAEGSGTLSLEDAESVSYNTTNPIRRDTHIIPASSWAVLRFEASNPGVWFMHCHIDWHLAEGFAAVVIVQPDAVAQMTIPSANTAMCSEIPDGLDVWSTSLGRRRRSLPDPDTERLRRSRVMKAALN; encoded by the exons ATGCGTTTCCTACGTCCAGCAGCGCTCGGCGCACTGGCTGGTTTCTTCGGCCTTGCAGCTGCACAAACGACCACTGCTACAACCGCCACGGTGACACAAGCAGTCTCTCAGCTCACGCTGAGCAGTGACTTTGAAATTACCAACGTTCCTGCCACTCGTACCTACGACTGGACGGTTGCAACTGCAACTGGCTCACCAGACGGCTATTATCGTCCTATGCTGGTCGTGAATGGCAA ACCTTTGCTCATCGACGTTATAGGTCAATATCCTGGTCCGACCATCGAGGCAAACGATGGTGATACAATAATCATCAACGTCCAAAATGACCTGAGTGTGGGCACCACTATCCACTGGCACGGCTTGTTCCAGAAAGGCACCCCTTGGATGGACGGCCCCGCCGGTATTACTCAGTGCCCGATCCCTGCAGGCTCAAGCTTCACATACCAATTCACAGTTAGCGGACAATATGGTACATACTGGTGGCA TGCTCATGCTTCGACCCAGCTCGCGGACGGCATTCACGGT CCTCTTATCATTCACTCCCCGGATGACCCTTTGAAACGCGGAGTCGACTACGACGAGGACCAGATCTTGGTTGTTGCTGACTGGTACCATGATACCTCGGCAGTAATCACAGAGGCACTACTGTCCCCATCTGGTTACCAAGGA AGTATCGCAGCTCCCTCTCCCAACTCTGCCCTCATCAACGGACAAGGCATCTGGGACTGTGCTACCTATGGCAACAGTAGCACGTGCTTCACTCAAACCCCGTTCGAGATTCAGGTTGTACCGAACAAGAAGTATCGCTTCCGCCTTATCAATACGGCCTCTCATG CTATGTTTTGGGTCTCCCTTGACGGACATACTATGAACGTCACCGAGGCCGATGACACCGGAGTTTACAACGAGGTCAACAGTGCTCTCCACCGAGTGAAATTCCACAACGGGCAGCGCTACTCGGTTATTGTCGACACAAGCGTTGGCTCCGTCGGCGACTCCTATTATCTGCGTGCCCAGATGAACACTGCTTGTTTGACTACCCTTCCCGACGATTTCTCAAACACGACCTATGCGATTGTCCGCTACGTGAATGAAGACGGGACGGGAGCGAGCACCACCGACCCAACAAGCTCCGACTGGACTGACGTTGTTTCCGGGGCCGAATGCACCGACCTCGATACCTCCTCACTTACCCCAATCGTGGTCGAGGATGCCCCTACGACCGTAGTGAGCCGTAGGATGTTCCAGACTGGGTTCGCGGTCTCTCTCGATGCGGATGGTAACCTGGATACCGGGTTTGAGGTAAACGCGACCGAGTTTGTTGATTTGGTGTATCAGCCGGTTCTGCACACCATTATATCCGGAGGCACAGTCAACGCATCAAATCTAGCCTCTGCGATATACGACTCGACTGGTGCCGTCGACCTGATCATCAATAACCTCGACACGGCGATCGATCATCCCTACCATC TGCACGGAATGACCTTCTGGATCGTTGCTGAAGGTTCTGGCACTCTATCCCTCGAAGACGCCGAGTCAGTCAGCTACAACACGACTAACCCGATCCGCCGCGATACGCATATTATTCCTGCTTCGTCATGGGCGGTCCTTCGCTTTGAAGCCAGCAACCCAGGTGTTTGGT TCATGCACTGTCATATCGATTGGCACTTGGCTGAAGGTTTTGCGGCAGTCGTGATCGTCCAACCTGACGCAGTTGCGCAAATGACCATTCCTTCCGCCAACACTGCG ATGTGTAGCGAGATCCCCGACGGGCTTGACGTCTGGTCGACCTCCCTGGGTCGCCGCCGTCGCTCTCTCCCTGACCCGGACACAGAGCGTCTTCGTAGGTCTCGGGTTATGAAGGCTGCTTTGAACTAG